Proteins from one Triticum aestivum cultivar Chinese Spring chromosome 7A, IWGSC CS RefSeq v2.1, whole genome shotgun sequence genomic window:
- the LOC123152858 gene encoding disease resistance protein RPM1 — protein sequence MAEIVILLAIKKIGIALAKGAADQASMQFAKYGAQLLELKGSMRCVARELRVMHDVLCEMDIRNRNNQVYKGWLEEVRKVAHVMEDMVNEYLYLVGPEHDIGCCFFLKKGFKKPISLLSLNRIAFKVKEVEKELSHLSETKNRWVPMINNGDTSNSNYIVKRSQELANISRSLDEEDLVGVDKNREKLEQWLAGDDLECSVIALLGMGGLGKTALAANVYKKVREKFQCHAWVSVSQTYSREDVLRNISKVLFKDNVTVLSKTTAMDITCLEEMVKSFLEQHKYLIIFDDVWTPETFDDLSGTLIHNDKGSRLIITTREGDVAALASQGHILRLEALPEEKAWDLFCKKAFPRNANHECPTKLKPLSEEITSKCKGLPLAIVLFPEDYLLHRKQLVRLWTAEGFIEERGESTLEEVAEGYLKELIDRNMLQLIERNHFGRMKKFRMHDLLRELAVDLCKKNCIGVTYDDECGGSLEMNGRRLVLHKHQQISGLHQLRTVITLCNRMPSTTIPLLCKESRYLTVLELSGLPIKKIPDAIGDLFNLRHLGLRNSKVKMLPKSVQKLSNLLTLDLYGSDIYELPSGIVKLKKLRHLFVERVIDPTWRELTCRGGVCIPNGLGNLTNLQTLQALEAQEESLRHLGELRQMRSLRLWNVKGIYCGLISESLVQMQYLSYLSVNASDENEVLLLNVCLPSLQKLVLRGRLAEGALDESPLFQAVGGQNLYSLSLYWSQLREDPLPSLSQLSNLTRLCFTRAYNGEQLTFLTGWFPKLKVLWLRDLPNLNRLKIQEGSMTSLERLFLGNLSSMREVPAGIEFLMPLKFHLHSPTQFFTSVATACILLISLHYLFELLLAFTS from the exons gCACAACTACTAGAGCTAAAGGGCAGCATGCGTTGTGTTGCCAGGGAGCTTCGCGTAATGCATGATGTTCTATGTGAAATGGACATTCGAAACCGCAACAATCAAGTATACAAGGGTTGGTTGGAGGAGGTACGGAAAGTAGCACATGTGATGGAGGACATGGTGAATGAGTACTTATATCTAGTTGGTCCGGAACATGATATAGGTTGTTGTTTTTTCCTAAAGAAAGGATTCAAAAAGCCAATATCTCTACTTTCTTTGAACCGGATAGCTTTCAAGGTGAAGGAAGTAGAGAAAGAACTTTCACACTTGTCAGAGACAAAAAATCGCTGGGTTCCAATGATAAACAACGGGGATACTAGCAACTCAAATTACATTGTCAAGAGATCCCAAGAGCTAGCAAACATTTCACGCTCCCTTGATGAAGAAGATTTAGTGGGGGTGGATAAAAACAGAGAAAAACTCGAGCAATGGTTAGCAGGTGATGATCTGGAATGCTCTGTGATAGCTCTGCTCGGAATGGGAGGTCTTGGTAAAACTGCTTTAGCTGCTAATGTGTACAAGAAGGTGAGGGAGAAATTCCAATGCCACGCCTGGGTTTCTGTCTCTCAAACTTATTCTAGAGAAGATGTCTTGAGGAATATAAGCAAGGTACTTTTCAAAGATAATGTCACTGTTCTATCTAAAACTACAGCTATGGACATCACATGCCTTGAAGAGATGGTGAAGAGTTTTCTTGAGCAGCACAAGTATTTGATTATTTTCGATGATGTTTGGACTCCGGAAACATTTGATGATTTGTCTGGGACGCTTATTCATAATGATAAGGGTAGTAGACTGATAATCACAACAAGGGAAGGTGATGTTGCTGCACTTGCCTCTCAAGGACATATCTTAAGACTGGAAGCTTTACCAGAAGAGAAGGCATGGGATCTTTTTTGTAAGAAAGCCTTTCCAAGGAATGCAAATCATGAATGTCCTACAAAATTGAAGCCATTGTCCGAGGAAATAACTAGCAAGTGCAAAGGCTTGCCTCTTGCTATTGT TCTATTTCCGGAAGACTATCTTTTACATAGGAAACAACTTGTGCGGTTATGGACAGCAGAGGGGTTCATCGAGGAGAGGGGTGAAAGCACATTAGAGGAAGTGGCAGAAGGATATCTAAAGGAATTGATTGACAGAAACATGCTACAACTTATTGAAAGGAATCACTTTGGTAGGATGAAGAAATTCAGAATGCATGATCTCTTACGTGAGCTAGCAGTTGATTTGTGCAAGAAGAATTGTATTGGTGTTACTTATGACGATGAATGTGGGGGGTCTCTTGAGATGAATGGACGACGACTGGTACTCCACAAACATCAGCAAATTTCTGGTCTACACCAACTTCGTACAGTCATTACACTATGCAATCGGATGCCATCAACCACTATACCTTTGCTATGTAAGGAGTCAAGATATTTAACAGTGCTAGAATTAAGTGGTCTACCCATCAAGAAGATTCCAGATGCAATTGGAGATCTTTTTAATCTCCGCCATTTGGGTTTGCGTAATTCAAAAGTGAAGATGCTCCCAAAGTCTGTTCAGAAGCTTTCAAATTTGTTGACACTGGACCTTTATGGATCTGATATATATGAGTTGCCTAGTGGGATTGTGAAGCTGAAGAAGCTCAGGCACTTATTTGTTGAGAGAGTAATAGATCCGACTTGGAGAGAGCTTACATGTCGCGGTGGTGTATGTATCCCCAATGGTCTTGGAAACCTAACAAATCTGCAGACATTGCAAGCATTGGAAGCACAAGAAGAGTCTCTTAGGCATTTAGGGGAGCTGAGGCAAATGAGAAGCTTGAGGTTATGGAATGTGAAGGGAATTTACTGTGGGCTTATCAGCGAATCTCTAGTTCAGATGCAGTATTTGTCCTACCTAAGTGTGAATGCAAGTGACGAGAATGAGGTTCTATTGTTGAATGTCTGTCTGCCAAGCCTGCAAAAGCTAGTTTTGAGAGGACGACTAGCGGAAGGGGCCTTGGATGAGTCTCCTCTCTTCCAAGCTGTTGGGGGGCAGAACTTGTATTCATTGTCTCTATACTGGTCACAGCTGAGAGAAGACCCCCTTCCATCCCTTTCTCAGTTGTCAAATTTGACGCGTCTATGTTTCACCAGAGCATACAACGGGGAGCAGCTGACATTTCTCACGGGGTGGTTCCCGAAGCTAAAGGTTCTCTGGCTAAGAGACCTGCCTAATCTGAATCGGCTAAAGATACAAGAAGGTTCCATGACGAGCCTCGAAAGATTATTCTTAGGCAACCTCAGCAGCATGAGGGAGGTCCCAGCTGGCATTGAGTTCCTCATGCCCCTCAAGTTCCACCTTCATTCGCCCACGCAGTTCTTCACTTCAGTTGCCACTGCCTGCAT ACTACTTATTTCTTTGCATTACCTGTTTGAACTTCTACTCGCGTTCACGTCGTGA